The proteins below are encoded in one region of Oncorhynchus kisutch isolate 150728-3 linkage group LG14, Okis_V2, whole genome shotgun sequence:
- the LOC109904300 gene encoding ensconsin isoform X2 has product MAVIQKREHRETPSKKTAPQEDRKGLSTRDTLDKQKKESRAGRRREKGNEDTKPNNSEKRRAVICVPASIKSAVISNNTTSHAAGPQALKVDDRLRLAKERREEHENQLVSRELGWLAREERARRLYEQQLEVRKRRLQEQREKEEKRRTALERREELKKQLVSRELGRLAREERARHLHEQHLEERKRRLQEQREKEERRRTAVEEKRRQRMKEETERYESVVKKTLEKCQRAKQRLSQGSRGRKTNNKSVPRSSPLTAWERALVCRLLTPTCSYLARRRSHSCQSREEEVVHVCPRSASCHSIPATATNCHKSPHRSGTPDHHRVQAGLQADYRSGTPDHHRVQAGLQADYRSGTPDHHRVQAGLQADYRSGTPDHHRVQAGLQADYRSGTPDHHRVQAGLQADYRSGTPDHHRVRADYRSGTPDHHRAQSDFQANLRADYRSIIWANYQLKAAQQKESERTFRRNRQQPHIPNAPVKVLPTNIQSRDAVPSPERKPVIRHKPVIRQPPSQPVGLELYPVPEEDGPPVSNQTLSPGNSRPSQTISPWAPVSNHTLSPGNSRPSQTISPWAPVSNQTLSPGNSRPSQTISPWAPVSNQTLSPGNSRPSQTISPWAPVPNHTLSPGNSQPISISAAAWDQVQPFVGSAEPQTFPTPRTEGDTGPLPGAPSCTRPSAGTMDPEEASCLLAEKRREARLKREREQEECLRREEIEREELEHRRAEERARLEAEAQWPVVERREEEEQRHAEEERAIRATQEAALLQKQREEEEAQARDKAEQQRLQREKHFQKEEEQRQERKKRLELIMRRTRKTSTEDKKTPVLNGKTNRNPSPEEEPKKNTEPVKNGNGTLEEVINLGVGTGTKPSNLSLSGVEDNMVPVVAFKERRSLLTLTGMEKIQSHQRAEVI; this is encoded by the exons ATGGCTGTGATACAGAAGAGGGAACACAGGGAGACCCCCAGCAAGAAGACAGCACCCCAAGAAGACAGAAAGGGTCTTTCTACCAGAGATACTCTAGACAAGCAGAAAAAGGAGAGCAGAGCCGGGAGACGGAGAG AAAAAGGCAATGAAGACACAAAGCCCAATAAttcagagaagaggagagcagtcATCTGTGTCCCTGCCTCCATCAAATCAGCTGTGATCAGTAACAACACAACCAGTCACGCAGCAG GGCCACAGGCGCTGAAGGTTGATGACAGGCTGAGACTAGCGAAGGAGCGGAGGGAGGAGCATGAGAATCAGCTTG TGTCCAGAGAGCTGGGCTGGTTGGCTCGAGAGGAGCGAGCCAGGCGTCTTTATGAGCAGCAGCTggaggtgaggaagaggaggctacaggagcagagagagaaggaggagaagcgAAGGACAGCTCTTGAGCGGAGGGAGGAGCTTAAGAAACAGCTTG TGTCCAGAGAGCTGGGCCGGTTGGCTCGAGAGGAGCGGGCCAGGCATCTCCATGAACAGCacctggaggagaggaagaggaggctgcaggagcagagagagaaggaggagaggaggcgcaCTGccgtggaggagaagaggaggcagaggaTGAAGGAGGAGACA GAGCGCTATGAGTCTGTGGTGAAGAAGACCTTAGAGAAGTGCCAGAGGGCCAAACAGAGACTGAGCCAGGGCTCTCGAGGAAGGAAGACCAACAACAAGAGCG TTCCTCGCAGCTCTCCCCTGACTGCCTGGGAGAGGGCTCTGGTCTGTCGCCTCCTAACCCCTACATGCTCCTACCTAGCCAGGAGAAGGAGTCATAGTTGTCAGTCAAGAGAAGAGGAAG TTGTCCATGTTTGTCCCCGTTCAGCTTCATGCCACTCCATACCTGCCACTGCCACCAACTGTCATAAATCACCACACCGCTCTGGCACACCTGACCACCACCGGGTGCAGGCAGGCCTCCAGGCAGACTACCGCTCTGGCACACCTGACCACCACCGGGTGCAGGCAGGCCTCCAGGCAGACTACCGCTCTGGCACACCTGACCACCACCGAGTGCAGGCAGGCCTCCAGGCAGACTACCGCTCTGGCACACCTGACCACCACCGGGTGCAGGCAGGCCTCCAGGCAGACTACCGCTCTGGCACACCTGACCACCATCGGGTGCAGGCAGGCCTCCAGGCAGACTACCGCTCTGGCACACCTGACCACCACCGGGTGCGGGCAGACTACCGCTCTGGCACACCTGACCACCACCGGGCACAATCAGACTTCCAGGCAAATCTCCGGGCAGACTACCGGTCTATCATCTGGGCAAACTACCAG CTGAAAGCAGCACAgcagaaggagagtgagaggacgTTCAGGAGGAATAGACAGCAGCCTCACATACCCAATGCTCCCGTGAAAGTGTTACCCACAAACATACAGAGCAGAGATGCAGTGCCCTCTCCAGAACG TAAACCTGTGATCAGACACAAACCTGTGATCAGACAGCCTCCATCACAGCCGGTTGGGCTGGAACTGTACCCTGTTccagaggaggatggtcctccagTCTCCAACCAAACCCTCTCACCTGGGAACTCACGGCCCAGCCAGACCATCTCTCCTTGGGCTCCAGTCTCCAATCACACCCTCTCCCCTGGGAACTCACGGCCCAGCCAGACCATCTCTCCTTGGGCTCCAGTCTCCAACCAAACCCTCTCCCCTGGGAACTCACGGCCCAGCCAGACCATCTCTCCTTGGGCTCCAGTCTCCAACCAAACCCTCTCCCCTGGGAACTCACGGCCCAGCCAGACCATCTCTCCTTGGGCTCCAGTCCCCAATCATACCCTCTCCCCCGGGAACTCACAACCAATCAGCATCTCAGCAGCAGCATGGGACCAGGTCCAACCATTCGTAGGCTCAGCAGAACCTCAGACATTCCCCACACCTAGAACTGAGGGCGATACAG GCCCCCTTCCTGGAGCCCCCTCCTGCACCAGGCCGTCTGCTGGCACCATGGATCCAGAGGAGGCCTCATGTCTTCTGGccgagaagagaagagaggcccgtctgaagagagagagagagcaggaggaatgCCTGCgcagggaggagatagagag agaggagctgGAGCACAGGAGGGCAGAGGAGCGAGCACGGCTCGAGGCTGAGGCCCAGTGGCCGGTagtggaaaggagggaggaagaggagcagagacatgcagaggaggagagagccaTCCGGGCCACACAGGAAGCTGCTCTCCTCCAGAAACAG agagaggaggaggaggcccaGGCCAGGGACAAGGCAGAGCAGCAGAggctgcagagagagaagcattTCCAGAAGGAGGAGGAACAACGGCAGGAGAGGAAAAAG CGACTTGAGTTGATCATGAGGAGGACTAGGAAGACCTCAACTGAAGATAAAAAA ACGCCTGTCCTGAATGGGAAGACAAACAGAAACCCCTCTCCAGAGGAAGAACCAAAAAAGAACACTGAGCCTGTGAAGAACGGCAACGGCACTTTAGAAGAGGTCATCAACCTAGGGGTCGGGACGGGGACCAAGCCATCCAATCTAAGTCTGAGTGGCGTGGAAGACAACATGGTTCCTGTCGTGGCCTTCAAAGAACGCAG GTCCCTGCTAACTCTGACCGGCATGGAGAAGATCCAGTCCCATCAGAGGGCAG AAGTTATCTGA
- the LOC109904300 gene encoding MAP7 domain-containing protein 1 isoform X3, whose protein sequence is MAVIQKREHRETPSKKTAPQEDRKGLSTRDTLDKQKKESRAGRRREKGNEDTKPNNSEKRRAVICVPASIKSAVISNNTTSHAAGPQALKVDDRLRLAKERREEHENQLVSRELGWLAREERARRLYEQQLEVRKRRLQEQREKEEKRRTALERREELKKQLVSRELGRLAREERARHLHEQHLEERKRRLQEQREKEERRRTAVEEKRRQRMKEETERYESVVKKTLEKCQRAKQRLSQGSRGRKTNNKSASCHSIPATATNCHKSPHRSGTPDHHRVQAGLQADYRSGTPDHHRVQAGLQADYRSGTPDHHRVQAGLQADYRSGTPDHHRVQAGLQADYRSGTPDHHRVQAGLQADYRSGTPDHHRVRADYRSGTPDHHRAQSDFQANLRADYRSIIWANYQLKAAQQKESERTFRRNRQQPHIPNAPVKVLPTNIQSRDAVPSPERKPVIRHKPVIRQPPSQPVGLELYPVPEEDGPPVSNQTLSPGNSRPSQTISPWAPVSNHTLSPGNSRPSQTISPWAPVSNQTLSPGNSRPSQTISPWAPVSNQTLSPGNSRPSQTISPWAPVPNHTLSPGNSQPISISAAAWDQVQPFVGSAEPQTFPTPRTEGDTGPLPGAPSCTRPSAGTMDPEEASCLLAEKRREARLKREREQEECLRREEIEREELEHRRAEERARLEAEAQWPVVERREEEEQRHAEEERAIRATQEAALLQKQREEEEAQARDKAEQQRLQREKHFQKEEEQRQERKKRLELIMRRTRKTSTEDKKTPVLNGKTNRNPSPEEEPKKNTEPVKNGNGTLEEVINLGVGTGTKPSNLSLSGVEDNMVPVVAFKERRSLLTLTGMEKIQSHQRAGESSSHPPSAHLYSLCYVDITLES, encoded by the exons ATGGCTGTGATACAGAAGAGGGAACACAGGGAGACCCCCAGCAAGAAGACAGCACCCCAAGAAGACAGAAAGGGTCTTTCTACCAGAGATACTCTAGACAAGCAGAAAAAGGAGAGCAGAGCCGGGAGACGGAGAG AAAAAGGCAATGAAGACACAAAGCCCAATAAttcagagaagaggagagcagtcATCTGTGTCCCTGCCTCCATCAAATCAGCTGTGATCAGTAACAACACAACCAGTCACGCAGCAG GGCCACAGGCGCTGAAGGTTGATGACAGGCTGAGACTAGCGAAGGAGCGGAGGGAGGAGCATGAGAATCAGCTTG TGTCCAGAGAGCTGGGCTGGTTGGCTCGAGAGGAGCGAGCCAGGCGTCTTTATGAGCAGCAGCTggaggtgaggaagaggaggctacaggagcagagagagaaggaggagaagcgAAGGACAGCTCTTGAGCGGAGGGAGGAGCTTAAGAAACAGCTTG TGTCCAGAGAGCTGGGCCGGTTGGCTCGAGAGGAGCGGGCCAGGCATCTCCATGAACAGCacctggaggagaggaagaggaggctgcaggagcagagagagaaggaggagaggaggcgcaCTGccgtggaggagaagaggaggcagaggaTGAAGGAGGAGACA GAGCGCTATGAGTCTGTGGTGAAGAAGACCTTAGAGAAGTGCCAGAGGGCCAAACAGAGACTGAGCCAGGGCTCTCGAGGAAGGAAGACCAACAACAAGAGCG CTTCATGCCACTCCATACCTGCCACTGCCACCAACTGTCATAAATCACCACACCGCTCTGGCACACCTGACCACCACCGGGTGCAGGCAGGCCTCCAGGCAGACTACCGCTCTGGCACACCTGACCACCACCGGGTGCAGGCAGGCCTCCAGGCAGACTACCGCTCTGGCACACCTGACCACCACCGAGTGCAGGCAGGCCTCCAGGCAGACTACCGCTCTGGCACACCTGACCACCACCGGGTGCAGGCAGGCCTCCAGGCAGACTACCGCTCTGGCACACCTGACCACCATCGGGTGCAGGCAGGCCTCCAGGCAGACTACCGCTCTGGCACACCTGACCACCACCGGGTGCGGGCAGACTACCGCTCTGGCACACCTGACCACCACCGGGCACAATCAGACTTCCAGGCAAATCTCCGGGCAGACTACCGGTCTATCATCTGGGCAAACTACCAG CTGAAAGCAGCACAgcagaaggagagtgagaggacgTTCAGGAGGAATAGACAGCAGCCTCACATACCCAATGCTCCCGTGAAAGTGTTACCCACAAACATACAGAGCAGAGATGCAGTGCCCTCTCCAGAACG TAAACCTGTGATCAGACACAAACCTGTGATCAGACAGCCTCCATCACAGCCGGTTGGGCTGGAACTGTACCCTGTTccagaggaggatggtcctccagTCTCCAACCAAACCCTCTCACCTGGGAACTCACGGCCCAGCCAGACCATCTCTCCTTGGGCTCCAGTCTCCAATCACACCCTCTCCCCTGGGAACTCACGGCCCAGCCAGACCATCTCTCCTTGGGCTCCAGTCTCCAACCAAACCCTCTCCCCTGGGAACTCACGGCCCAGCCAGACCATCTCTCCTTGGGCTCCAGTCTCCAACCAAACCCTCTCCCCTGGGAACTCACGGCCCAGCCAGACCATCTCTCCTTGGGCTCCAGTCCCCAATCATACCCTCTCCCCCGGGAACTCACAACCAATCAGCATCTCAGCAGCAGCATGGGACCAGGTCCAACCATTCGTAGGCTCAGCAGAACCTCAGACATTCCCCACACCTAGAACTGAGGGCGATACAG GCCCCCTTCCTGGAGCCCCCTCCTGCACCAGGCCGTCTGCTGGCACCATGGATCCAGAGGAGGCCTCATGTCTTCTGGccgagaagagaagagaggcccgtctgaagagagagagagagcaggaggaatgCCTGCgcagggaggagatagagag agaggagctgGAGCACAGGAGGGCAGAGGAGCGAGCACGGCTCGAGGCTGAGGCCCAGTGGCCGGTagtggaaaggagggaggaagaggagcagagacatgcagaggaggagagagccaTCCGGGCCACACAGGAAGCTGCTCTCCTCCAGAAACAG agagaggaggaggaggcccaGGCCAGGGACAAGGCAGAGCAGCAGAggctgcagagagagaagcattTCCAGAAGGAGGAGGAACAACGGCAGGAGAGGAAAAAG CGACTTGAGTTGATCATGAGGAGGACTAGGAAGACCTCAACTGAAGATAAAAAA ACGCCTGTCCTGAATGGGAAGACAAACAGAAACCCCTCTCCAGAGGAAGAACCAAAAAAGAACACTGAGCCTGTGAAGAACGGCAACGGCACTTTAGAAGAGGTCATCAACCTAGGGGTCGGGACGGGGACCAAGCCATCCAATCTAAGTCTGAGTGGCGTGGAAGACAACATGGTTCCTGTCGTGGCCTTCAAAGAACGCAG GTCCCTGCTAACTCTGACCGGCATGGAGAAGATCCAGTCCCATCAGAGGGCAGGTGAGAGCTCATCACATCCTCCGTCAGCTCATCTATACTCTCTATGCTATGTAGATATTACACTAGAGTCGTGA
- the LOC109904300 gene encoding ensconsin isoform X1, whose protein sequence is MAVIQKREHRETPSKKTAPQEDRKGLSTRDTLDKQKKESRAGRRREKGNEDTKPNNSEKRRAVICVPASIKSAVISNNTTSHAAGPQALKVDDRLRLAKERREEHENQLVSRELGWLAREERARRLYEQQLEVRKRRLQEQREKEEKRRTALERREELKKQLVSRELGRLAREERARHLHEQHLEERKRRLQEQREKEERRRTAVEEKRRQRMKEETERYESVVKKTLEKCQRAKQRLSQGSRGRKTNNKSVPRSSPLTAWERALVCRLLTPTCSYLARRRSHSCQSREEEVVHVCPRSASCHSIPATATNCHKSPHRSGTPDHHRVQAGLQADYRSGTPDHHRVQAGLQADYRSGTPDHHRVQAGLQADYRSGTPDHHRVQAGLQADYRSGTPDHHRVQAGLQADYRSGTPDHHRVRADYRSGTPDHHRAQSDFQANLRADYRSIIWANYQLKAAQQKESERTFRRNRQQPHIPNAPVKVLPTNIQSRDAVPSPERKPVIRHKPVIRQPPSQPVGLELYPVPEEDGPPVSNQTLSPGNSRPSQTISPWAPVSNHTLSPGNSRPSQTISPWAPVSNQTLSPGNSRPSQTISPWAPVSNQTLSPGNSRPSQTISPWAPVPNHTLSPGNSQPISISAAAWDQVQPFVGSAEPQTFPTPRTEGDTGPLPGAPSCTRPSAGTMDPEEASCLLAEKRREARLKREREQEECLRREEIEREELEHRRAEERARLEAEAQWPVVERREEEEQRHAEEERAIRATQEAALLQKQREEEEAQARDKAEQQRLQREKHFQKEEEQRQERKKRLELIMRRTRKTSTEDKKTPVLNGKTNRNPSPEEEPKKNTEPVKNGNGTLEEVINLGVGTGTKPSNLSLSGVEDNMVPVVAFKERRSLLTLTGMEKIQSHQRAGESSSHPPSAHLYSLCYVDITLES, encoded by the exons ATGGCTGTGATACAGAAGAGGGAACACAGGGAGACCCCCAGCAAGAAGACAGCACCCCAAGAAGACAGAAAGGGTCTTTCTACCAGAGATACTCTAGACAAGCAGAAAAAGGAGAGCAGAGCCGGGAGACGGAGAG AAAAAGGCAATGAAGACACAAAGCCCAATAAttcagagaagaggagagcagtcATCTGTGTCCCTGCCTCCATCAAATCAGCTGTGATCAGTAACAACACAACCAGTCACGCAGCAG GGCCACAGGCGCTGAAGGTTGATGACAGGCTGAGACTAGCGAAGGAGCGGAGGGAGGAGCATGAGAATCAGCTTG TGTCCAGAGAGCTGGGCTGGTTGGCTCGAGAGGAGCGAGCCAGGCGTCTTTATGAGCAGCAGCTggaggtgaggaagaggaggctacaggagcagagagagaaggaggagaagcgAAGGACAGCTCTTGAGCGGAGGGAGGAGCTTAAGAAACAGCTTG TGTCCAGAGAGCTGGGCCGGTTGGCTCGAGAGGAGCGGGCCAGGCATCTCCATGAACAGCacctggaggagaggaagaggaggctgcaggagcagagagagaaggaggagaggaggcgcaCTGccgtggaggagaagaggaggcagaggaTGAAGGAGGAGACA GAGCGCTATGAGTCTGTGGTGAAGAAGACCTTAGAGAAGTGCCAGAGGGCCAAACAGAGACTGAGCCAGGGCTCTCGAGGAAGGAAGACCAACAACAAGAGCG TTCCTCGCAGCTCTCCCCTGACTGCCTGGGAGAGGGCTCTGGTCTGTCGCCTCCTAACCCCTACATGCTCCTACCTAGCCAGGAGAAGGAGTCATAGTTGTCAGTCAAGAGAAGAGGAAG TTGTCCATGTTTGTCCCCGTTCAGCTTCATGCCACTCCATACCTGCCACTGCCACCAACTGTCATAAATCACCACACCGCTCTGGCACACCTGACCACCACCGGGTGCAGGCAGGCCTCCAGGCAGACTACCGCTCTGGCACACCTGACCACCACCGGGTGCAGGCAGGCCTCCAGGCAGACTACCGCTCTGGCACACCTGACCACCACCGAGTGCAGGCAGGCCTCCAGGCAGACTACCGCTCTGGCACACCTGACCACCACCGGGTGCAGGCAGGCCTCCAGGCAGACTACCGCTCTGGCACACCTGACCACCATCGGGTGCAGGCAGGCCTCCAGGCAGACTACCGCTCTGGCACACCTGACCACCACCGGGTGCGGGCAGACTACCGCTCTGGCACACCTGACCACCACCGGGCACAATCAGACTTCCAGGCAAATCTCCGGGCAGACTACCGGTCTATCATCTGGGCAAACTACCAG CTGAAAGCAGCACAgcagaaggagagtgagaggacgTTCAGGAGGAATAGACAGCAGCCTCACATACCCAATGCTCCCGTGAAAGTGTTACCCACAAACATACAGAGCAGAGATGCAGTGCCCTCTCCAGAACG TAAACCTGTGATCAGACACAAACCTGTGATCAGACAGCCTCCATCACAGCCGGTTGGGCTGGAACTGTACCCTGTTccagaggaggatggtcctccagTCTCCAACCAAACCCTCTCACCTGGGAACTCACGGCCCAGCCAGACCATCTCTCCTTGGGCTCCAGTCTCCAATCACACCCTCTCCCCTGGGAACTCACGGCCCAGCCAGACCATCTCTCCTTGGGCTCCAGTCTCCAACCAAACCCTCTCCCCTGGGAACTCACGGCCCAGCCAGACCATCTCTCCTTGGGCTCCAGTCTCCAACCAAACCCTCTCCCCTGGGAACTCACGGCCCAGCCAGACCATCTCTCCTTGGGCTCCAGTCCCCAATCATACCCTCTCCCCCGGGAACTCACAACCAATCAGCATCTCAGCAGCAGCATGGGACCAGGTCCAACCATTCGTAGGCTCAGCAGAACCTCAGACATTCCCCACACCTAGAACTGAGGGCGATACAG GCCCCCTTCCTGGAGCCCCCTCCTGCACCAGGCCGTCTGCTGGCACCATGGATCCAGAGGAGGCCTCATGTCTTCTGGccgagaagagaagagaggcccgtctgaagagagagagagagcaggaggaatgCCTGCgcagggaggagatagagag agaggagctgGAGCACAGGAGGGCAGAGGAGCGAGCACGGCTCGAGGCTGAGGCCCAGTGGCCGGTagtggaaaggagggaggaagaggagcagagacatgcagaggaggagagagccaTCCGGGCCACACAGGAAGCTGCTCTCCTCCAGAAACAG agagaggaggaggaggcccaGGCCAGGGACAAGGCAGAGCAGCAGAggctgcagagagagaagcattTCCAGAAGGAGGAGGAACAACGGCAGGAGAGGAAAAAG CGACTTGAGTTGATCATGAGGAGGACTAGGAAGACCTCAACTGAAGATAAAAAA ACGCCTGTCCTGAATGGGAAGACAAACAGAAACCCCTCTCCAGAGGAAGAACCAAAAAAGAACACTGAGCCTGTGAAGAACGGCAACGGCACTTTAGAAGAGGTCATCAACCTAGGGGTCGGGACGGGGACCAAGCCATCCAATCTAAGTCTGAGTGGCGTGGAAGACAACATGGTTCCTGTCGTGGCCTTCAAAGAACGCAG GTCCCTGCTAACTCTGACCGGCATGGAGAAGATCCAGTCCCATCAGAGGGCAGGTGAGAGCTCATCACATCCTCCGTCAGCTCATCTATACTCTCTATGCTATGTAGATATTACACTAGAGTCGTGA